The proteins below are encoded in one region of Phaseolus vulgaris cultivar G19833 chromosome 1, P. vulgaris v2.0, whole genome shotgun sequence:
- the LOC137816169 gene encoding dehydration-responsive element-binding protein 2F: MDTCKKSPLKPWKKGPTRGKGGPQNASCEYRGVRQRTWGKWVAEIREPKKRTRLWLGSFATAEEAAIAYDEAARRLYGPDAYLNLPHLLPRSTSPITPGKFKWFPSKNFISMFPSCGLLNVNAQPSVHLIHQRLQELKQNTVERQSPNSTFNDPEAEIQNVDATNDGESPPKDSQTSSSEVLGDLQEKPQIDLHEFLQQLGILKEERQSNRTDSTESSTVPEAVLRDDNDELGVFSDTSLNWEALIEMHGIAGIEELESTQLEAYGPNDDLTFSTSIWNF, encoded by the coding sequence ATGGATACTTGCAAGAAGTCCCCCCTGAAGCCATGGAAGAAAGGACCAACTAGGGGGAAAGGTGGTCCCCAGAATGCCTCTTGCGAGTACCGAGGTGTTAGGCAGAGAACTTGGGGCAAATGGGTTGCTGAGATAAGAGAGCCAAAGAAGAGAACCAGACTCTGGCTTGGTTCTTTTGCCACAGCTGAAGAAGCTGCCATAGCTTATGATGAGGCTGCAAGGAGACTCTATGGACCAGATGCATACCTTAATCTTCCCCACCTGCTGCCCAGGTCTACCTCACCTATTACACCAGGAAAGTTCAAATGGTTCCCTTCCAAGAACTTCATTTCCATGTTCCCTTCCTGTGGATTACTCAATGTAAATGCTCAACCTAGTGTTCATTTAATCCATCAGAGGCTACAAGAACTTAAGCAAAATACAGTTGAGAGGCAATCCCCAAATAGCACATTCAATGATCCAGAGGCAGAAATTCAGAATGTAGACGCCACGAATGATGGAGAAAGTCCTCCAAAAGACTCTCAAACATCATCATCAGAGGTTCTAGGAGATCTTCAAGAGAAACCCCAGATAGACCTCCATGAGTTTCTTCAACAGCTAGGAATACTTAAAGAAGAAAGACAGTCAAACAGAACTGATAGCACAGAAAGTTCAACAGTGCCTGAAGCTGTGTTGAGAGATGACAATGATGAATTGGGAGTGTTTTCTGACACGAGTCTTAACTGGGAGGCATTGATTGAGATGCATGGAATAGCAGGTATTGAGGAATTAGAGTCCACCCAGCTTGAAGCATATGGCCCAAATGATGACCTTACTTTCTCAACTTCCATTTGGAACTTCTAG
- the LOC137814076 gene encoding uncharacterized protein, with translation MATAGTKKPLSLQQFISVTAPLLDLEKDAEISSSIATGAARNLDTAQKRGSTILNLKCIDVQTGLMGKSLIEFQSTKGDVLPAHKFGTHDVVVLKLNKADLGSPALGQGVVYRLKDSSITVAFDDIPEDGLNSPLRLEKVANEVTYRRMKDALIQLSKGVHRGPASDLIPVLFGERPPTVSKKDISFTPYNRNLDQSQKEAVSKALSSKNVFLLHGPPGTGKTTTVVEIILQEVKRGSKILACAASNIAVDNIVERLVPHRVKLVRLGHPARLLPQVLDSALDAQVLRGDNSGLANDIRKEMKALNGKLLKTKDRNTRKDIQKELRTLSKEERKRQQLAVTDVLKSADVILTTLIGAFSKKLDSTSFDLVIIDEAAQALEIACWIPLLKGSRCILSGDHLQLPPTIQSVEAEKKGLGRTLFERLAEMYGDEITSMLTVQYRMHELIMDWSSKELYNSKIKAHPSVTAHTLYDLEGVKQTSSTEPTLLLVDTAGCDMEEKKDEEDSTFNEGEAEVTVAHAKRLVQSGVLPSDIGIITPYAAQVVLLKMLKNKEDRLKDVEISTVDGFQGREKEAIIISMVRSNSKKEVGFLSDRRRMNVAVTRSRRQCCLVCDTETVSGDGFLKRLIEYFEEHGEYLSASEYQNE, from the exons atGGCAACGGCGGGGACTAAGAAGCCTCTCTCTTTGCAGCAATTCATCTCTGTTACCGCTCCTCTTCTTGATTTGGAAAAG GATGCTGAGATTTCAAGCTCAATTGCTACCGGCGCGGCCAGGAATTTGGACACTGCTCAAAAGAGGGGTTCCACAATCCTCAACTTGAAGTGCATCGATGTCCAG ACAGGGCTTATGGGGAAGTCTCTGATCGAGTTCCAGTCTACCAAAGGAGATGTTCTTCCTGCACATAAG TTTGGTACTCATGATGTTGTTGTTTTAAAACTCAACAAGGCTGATTTAGGTTCTCCTGCTCTTGGACAAGGTGTTGTTTACAGATTAAAG GACTCGTCAATAACTGTTGCTTTTGATGATATACCGGAAGATGGTTTGAACAGTCCCCTAAGGCTGGAAAAAGTAGCAAATGAG GTGACATATCGCAGGATGAAAGACGCGCTGATACAGTTGAGTAAAGGAGTGCACAGGGGTCCTGCCTCTGATCTGATTCCTGTCTTGTTTGGGGAGAGGCCACCAACAGTGTCCAAGAAGGATATATCCTTCACTCCCTATAATAGAAATCTGGATCAGTCTCAG AAAGAAGCAGTTTCGAAAGCTCTATCATCAAAGAATGTGTTCTTGCTGCATGGACCACCTGGAACTGGAAAAACTACAACAGTTGTAGAAATTATATTACAGGAAGTAAAACGTGGATCTAAGATTCTTGCTTGTGCAGCCTCAAATATTGCTGTTGACAACATTGTAGAGCGGCTAGTTCCACATAG AGTTAAGCTGGTGAGACTGGGTCATCCTGCACGTTTATTGCCTCAAGTACTGGACAGTGCGCTGGATGCTCAG GTACTACGAGGAGATAATAGTGGTCTTGCAAATGACATTCGGAAAGAAATGAAG GCATTGAATGGAAAGCTCCTGAAAACCAAGGACAGAAATACAAGAAAGGACATACAAAAGGAACTTAGGACTCTATCCAAAGAAGAACGTAAAAGGCAGCAGCTTGCTGTAACAGATGTACTTAAAAGTGCAGATGTAATATTAACTACTTTGATTGGGGCTTTCTCTAAGAAACTAGACAGCACTTCATTTGATTTGGTGATTATTGATGAAGCTGCTCAAGCACTTGAGATAGCATGCTGGATACCTCTGCTGAAG GGTTCAAGATGTATACTTTCAGGGGACCATCTTCAACTTCCTCCAACCATTCAAAGTGTTGAAGCTGAGAAGAAAGGCTTAGGAAGAACACTCTTTGAACGACTTGCAGAAATGTATGGAGATGAAATCACGTCAATGCTTACTGTGCAGTACCGTATGCATGAACTTATCATGGATTGGTCTTCTAAAGAGCTTTACAACAGTAAG ATCAAGGCTCATCCAAGTGTTACTGCACATACGTTGTATGATCTTGAGGGTGTGAAGCAGACATCTTCAACTGAACCGACCCTTCTTCTTGTAGACACAGCTGG ATGTGATatggaagaaaagaaagatgaagaagataGCACCTTTAATGAAGGTGAAGCTGAAGTTACTGTGGCTCATGCAAAGAGACTAGTGCAAAGTGGGGTGCTTCCTTCTGATATAGGAATAATTACCCCATATGCTGCCCAG GTTGTTTTACTCAAGATGTTGAAAAACAAGGAGGACCGGTTGAAGGATGTTGAAATCTCAACAGTTGATGGTTTCCAAGGAAGGGAGAAGGAAGCCATTATTATATCAATGGTTCGATCAAATTCCAAAAAAGAG GTTGGCTTTCTAAGTGATCGCCGGCGAATGAATGTAGCTGTGACACGGTCTAGAAGGCAATGCTGTCTTGTCTGTGACACAGAGACAGTCAGTGGTGACGGATTTCTAAAGCGATTGATTGAATATTTTGAGGAGCATGGTGAATATCTGAGTGCATCTGAGTACCAGAATGAGTAG